Proteins co-encoded in one Nicotiana sylvestris chromosome 7, ASM39365v2, whole genome shotgun sequence genomic window:
- the LOC104223636 gene encoding uncharacterized protein isoform X2 yields MWPALVVAAAAGSGFLAKKIFNQNAIEPTSGFAETNINCDKDSSFTSNHEINSKCDQPNDPEEGFKASFQHKDSSFACNLGCSIQEHSEGFSDGSIFRFSSASGSELGSRNLRKKNVEGSRKSNGNAMECKRNNGGKLGKKCGNVRGGEKELFRLDKRKSGNGNGKRFYVCLKKRRTNKVPSGKCDSCASKGNSFFGYGLGIGMVCMMSAGKSEINRLNSTMNETAKAVEELKAELSRRKVAHDLRASKNKAETNEKNDGECTIRAFPESGTENRNIFRAVDHQVAEEGECASSVVTEEPQPEIMEMDQLEAELESELQKLPWCATEGTDLGGGRDPCKDEFLEKNFNLANDHNAETYQFSGVLPSELDQKLCHLLIEQQESQIVELASELHQTHSKLHEKEAELQALKDCVRRLTEFSLDEETDGKMEDEISGGGDQEKNIGPESRKSIVGMKRSMNLKY; encoded by the exons ATGTGGCCAGCTTTGGTAGTTGCAGCAGCAGCAGGATCTGGTTTTCTAGCCAAGAAAATCTTTAACCAAAATGCTATTGAACCCACTTCTGGTTTCGCTGAAACTAACATAAATTGTGATAAAGATTCAAGCTTTACGAGTAATCATGAAATTAACAGTAAATGTGATCAACCCAATGACCCAGAAGAAGGGTTTAAGGCCTCTTTTCAGCATAAAGATTCAAGCTTTGCATGTAATCTTGGCTGCAGCATTCAAGAACACAGTGAGGGGTTTTCTGATGGATCAATTTTTAGGTTTTCTAGTGCTTCTGGTTCTGAATTGGGGTCTAGGAATTTGAGGAAGAAAAATGTGGAAGGTTCTAGAAAGAGCAATGGGAATGCAATGGAGTGTAAGAGAAATAATGGTGGGAAGTTAGGAAAAAAATGTGGAAATGTAAGGGGTGGTGAAAAGGAATTGTTTAGATTGGATAAGAGGAAGAGTGGAAATGGGAATGGGAAGAGATTTTATGTTTGTTTAAAGAAGAGGAGAACTAATAAGGTTCCTTCAGGGAAATGTGATTCTTGTGCTTCCAAAG GTAATTCCTTTTTCGGTTACGGACTAGGAATTGGAATGGTGTGCATGATGTCAGCTGGGAAATCTGAGATCAATAGGCTCAATTCTACCATGAATGAAACTGCAAAAGCTGTAGAAGAATTAAAAGCCGAACTTTCTAGGAGAAAAGTTGCACATGACCTGCGTGCTTCGAAAAATAAAGCTGAAACAAATGAAAAGAATGATGGAGAATGCACGATACGTGCTTTTCCGGAGAGTGGCACCGAAAACAGGAATATTTTTAGAGCAGTAGATCACCAGGTGGCTGAGGAAGGTGAATGTGCAAGCAGTGTCGTTACAGAAGAGCCGCAACCTGAGATTATGGAAATGGATCAGCTGGAAGCAGAGCTTGAGTCTGAATTACAAAAGCTTCCATGGTGTGCTACTGAAGGTACAGATTTGGGTGGAGGAAGAGATCCTTGTAAG GATGAATTTCTGGAGAAAAACTTTAACTTAGCCAATGACCACAATGCGGAAACTTATCAATTCAGTGGAGTATTGCCATCGGAACTGGATCAAAAGCTGTGTCATTTACTAATTGAACAACAAGAAAGCCAGATTGTGGAGCTGGCATCTGAGCTGCACCAAACTCATTCCAAACTCCATGAGAAAGAAGCTGAGCTCCAGGCGCTCAAGGATTGTGTCCGGCGTCTTACTGAATTTTCTCTAG atgaagagaCTGATGGCAAAATGGAAGATGAGATCAGTGGTGGTGGGGATCAAGAGAAGAACATAGGACCTGAATCAAGAAAATCAATAGTTGGGATGAAAAGATCAATGAACCTAAAGTATTAA
- the LOC104223636 gene encoding uncharacterized protein isoform X1 has product MWPALVVAAAAGSGFLAKKIFNQNAIEPTSGFAETNINCDKDSSFTSNHEINSKCDQPNDPEEGFKASFQHKDSSFACNLGCSIQEHSEGFSDGSIFRFSSASGSELGSRNLRKKNVEGSRKSNGNAMECKRNNGGKLGKKCGNVRGGEKELFRLDKRKSGNGNGKRFYVCLKKRRTNKVPSGKCDSCASKGNSFFGYGLGIGMVCMMSAGKSEINRLNSTMNETAKAVEELKAELSRRKVAHDLRASKNKAETNEKNDGECTIRAFPESGTENRNIFRAVDHQVAEEGECASSVVTEEPQPEIMEMDQLEAELESELQKLPWCATEGTDLGGGRDPCKDEFLEKNFNLANDHNAETYQFSGVLPSELDQKLCHLLIEQQESQIVELASELHQTHSKLHEKEAELQALKDCVRRLTEFSLGSASDEETDGKMEDEISGGGDQEKNIGPESRKSIVGMKRSMNLKY; this is encoded by the exons ATGTGGCCAGCTTTGGTAGTTGCAGCAGCAGCAGGATCTGGTTTTCTAGCCAAGAAAATCTTTAACCAAAATGCTATTGAACCCACTTCTGGTTTCGCTGAAACTAACATAAATTGTGATAAAGATTCAAGCTTTACGAGTAATCATGAAATTAACAGTAAATGTGATCAACCCAATGACCCAGAAGAAGGGTTTAAGGCCTCTTTTCAGCATAAAGATTCAAGCTTTGCATGTAATCTTGGCTGCAGCATTCAAGAACACAGTGAGGGGTTTTCTGATGGATCAATTTTTAGGTTTTCTAGTGCTTCTGGTTCTGAATTGGGGTCTAGGAATTTGAGGAAGAAAAATGTGGAAGGTTCTAGAAAGAGCAATGGGAATGCAATGGAGTGTAAGAGAAATAATGGTGGGAAGTTAGGAAAAAAATGTGGAAATGTAAGGGGTGGTGAAAAGGAATTGTTTAGATTGGATAAGAGGAAGAGTGGAAATGGGAATGGGAAGAGATTTTATGTTTGTTTAAAGAAGAGGAGAACTAATAAGGTTCCTTCAGGGAAATGTGATTCTTGTGCTTCCAAAG GTAATTCCTTTTTCGGTTACGGACTAGGAATTGGAATGGTGTGCATGATGTCAGCTGGGAAATCTGAGATCAATAGGCTCAATTCTACCATGAATGAAACTGCAAAAGCTGTAGAAGAATTAAAAGCCGAACTTTCTAGGAGAAAAGTTGCACATGACCTGCGTGCTTCGAAAAATAAAGCTGAAACAAATGAAAAGAATGATGGAGAATGCACGATACGTGCTTTTCCGGAGAGTGGCACCGAAAACAGGAATATTTTTAGAGCAGTAGATCACCAGGTGGCTGAGGAAGGTGAATGTGCAAGCAGTGTCGTTACAGAAGAGCCGCAACCTGAGATTATGGAAATGGATCAGCTGGAAGCAGAGCTTGAGTCTGAATTACAAAAGCTTCCATGGTGTGCTACTGAAGGTACAGATTTGGGTGGAGGAAGAGATCCTTGTAAG GATGAATTTCTGGAGAAAAACTTTAACTTAGCCAATGACCACAATGCGGAAACTTATCAATTCAGTGGAGTATTGCCATCGGAACTGGATCAAAAGCTGTGTCATTTACTAATTGAACAACAAGAAAGCCAGATTGTGGAGCTGGCATCTGAGCTGCACCAAACTCATTCCAAACTCCATGAGAAAGAAGCTGAGCTCCAGGCGCTCAAGGATTGTGTCCGGCGTCTTACTGAATTTTCTCTAGGTAGTGCTTCAG atgaagagaCTGATGGCAAAATGGAAGATGAGATCAGTGGTGGTGGGGATCAAGAGAAGAACATAGGACCTGAATCAAGAAAATCAATAGTTGGGATGAAAAGATCAATGAACCTAAAGTATTAA